The window ttgGTTCTTAAATGTacaaaatattaagtattaCATGGCCTAAGATCCTAATTGTCATGTCAAATCATTAATTACACCATGAGAATCTTGTTTGCATTTTGTATGGTGATAAATGCATATTGAAGGTCCATTGAACATGGAAATAGAGTTTCAAAATCCTTTTTTTCATTCACATCCTTGTATAGATGAAAATACAATAAATAGTTTGTTCCAAGTTTGGATAAATAAACTCATTATcctatcaaatttatttagaaCCATCAAATCACttcattcataaattaaaataattaaaatacttattttataacattatattaatttaatcaattaaaaatctaaataacctACTTCTTAAtcgaataattatttttataaaaaatccaataactaatttcatcaaacaagccctaatgTTGAAAAGGTTGAGAGTTCATGTTCtgtttttatattgaaaataaattgaaatattgtTAACTCTTGTTCAATATATTGTCTATGATGTTGTTTTCTATCTGTTCATCTATTTTACAAAGTATTTTTGATCTCATTCGTATAGATCTTTATAAggaatattttcttattcatgTTACATACATGTTGACTATTATTGAGGATTAAAAccatattataacaataatgaGTGAATTTATAAAATGCACtaaattttaatactaattaagtttaattcaTACAAAAATCAATCTTATTTATAAACACCACGACAAAATGGTGTTATACTATAAAAGAAAACATATACATACTAATTTTGGATTGTAAATATTAAGATCaacttcaatatttatttttattagaatctATTTTCTTGAGGTGGCTAGCATGAATCTAAAAGTCATTACctttttaaattagaatgttTTTAAATAGAAGAGTTCAACCATTtacattacaaatatatttcctttgaaatcaaaattttaaaatagaagaaTCATTGTGTATTCAATATTTGATATCCATCCTATCAAAAAGATATCTTGTTTATCAAATTGACAATGGAGAAATCATTTGTGGagatattttttacattaaaaatttgtaaaataagtgttttattttataaaatatttaaaggttatgatatataataattttttttttataaataaggtatattttaatattttagttgattgagttgatataaataaataaaaaatgatagataaaaagatggtaatttattagtattttttaaaaaaaaaatagtttatccatattaaaaatgataaaaattgttACCGACAAagtatgatataaaaaaaaagttaccaAATAAATTATCAAGCTTGTAAGTTCTCGAGAAGAATGATTAACCCCCAATTGAATCTACCGACTTTTTGGAACGAATCTCATAAAATGtcgtaataataacattatgagtGATACGCATCGGACAACTACAATCATAAAATTTGACGATTTCTCTCTGACCAAATAGTCCATCAAAAAGTAATTAGTAtagtaacccaaatatgtaggtaaATCATACTAGttgcatcaatccaaattttgGACAACTACCCAAATACTCAAGCATCATCCAATAAACCTAGTAATACTCGACaaaagaaatttattaatagtttattcaaaataaacctTACCCAACACAACTTAATCGAAAAATGGGAACAAATATACACCTTCTACATTTCCTTTCTATACTTCTTGCTCAGATACTGATTACATAAACTTTGTTTCAAATGTTAATCATACATTAACAACACTAACCTATATTGAAgctttgagaaaaaaaaatatccagACTAGACCAAATCAATGAAATGTGATATTGCCAGTTTTGCCAAATGGATTGAAAATAATTGGTTCTAGATGGATTTTTAAATCAGAATTTAATCATCAtgaaaagtttaaataaatgtaaatcaAGATTAGTTGAGAAATTAAGGGTATAAGCAAAAATGATGGAATTTGATTTTCATCAATGCTTTGCTCCTATTACAAAGTCTATCAGAGAAACTGtaaaaggtaaatatatatatatatatatatttcattttatccTTTGTAATAtacattttcaatatataaatattgtttataaatcaaaaataataataataatttatatatttataattagatttaaaacttagtaaaataaaattaaaatccacATATTTAGACACCACTTTAATTAAGTTGTTTAGATTGACATACAACTAAACTATATCAACTTTTTTTACTTGcaccaaatgaaattcaaatttcaaaatcacACATTTTCTCAACTTCCTGTAACAAAAAAGTTACCGCCTGTAATTTTACTTCAGTCAGAAGCACAAATTTGAAGTTGGCCTGGACTGGCCAAAGACTTCCCTTCTTCTTTACTACACTGACCAGCACAAAATCCATCATCATTAGTGGCTGCTTTTCGGCTAAGCCGAATTCGTTCTGCCCTAGAACCAATCACCTGCCCGAGGATCGAAGCTGCAATTGTCATTACCATAGCATACTTCGGCATCAAAACAGATTTCCTCAAAATCGCTATAAATGGGACTGCAGCATGAACAGCTGCAAACCAAGAAACCGAGAATTTTTTTGTGTGTTCTCTCCAAATTCCCAAGGGAATGTTTGCAGCCATGCCCATAACTCCTATGACAAGAACTTTCGTCGGAAGGGGCTGTGGGCGGAGATTCTTGGCAAATGCTGTTTTCGATAGGGCAGCCCGGGCAGCTACGATTGCTGGAGGGCATTTGAGCTTTAAACCGGGTGGTGGCTGGAGAACTGATGCGATTTGGGGTAGAACCCCGCTAATGGCTCTGTATGACTTGGCTATTGGACAATTCCCTGTTTCTAACCACTCGTTCCCATTTGCTTCGTGTTTAGAGTACTCTTCctaacaaaattattaagaaataaccACTTAGTTATATTCAACTAACTCACAAATCAATTGTCTACTCATCAATcacattattcaaattatcaactaaTATAGGGATACATTGAACAAGGGCTCAAATAACCCGCTGTCCAATCAAAACTCTAATCCATCAAATTACCCtctacttttaaaattataaattgggttcactgaaaaaagaaatatgggttatgaattcaaaattttattggaTGAACAAGTGgtttatttgggttaaattattaaaatattcttctgtacttaaaatttaaattgggtAAAGTAATTGGATTATTGGAAGGATATGTAATGTGATggaagattatttgaaaataatccaaataacccaagatcaaacaagctcctaaTGTCATTTTACTCCAATAACTCCAAATAACTTGATTTccataacctacatcaaactgggttatttgaaaataactacCTCATTATTCAATTAACCCCATATCAAACGCGGGCTTAGTTTAGTTTGTGAATTTGCATAAAAGGTTTTTTTGCTTTCTAAACTTGTGCTAGGAGGAAAAACAAACTTCTTTACAGTTATAAATAGTTTACATGTCTTTCCTAAAATCATTTTACTCAAATAGCCCCATATCACACAAGGCCTTATAGTTTAGTTCGTGAATTTTGCTTGAAACGTTCGTTTTGCTTTCTAAACTTGTGCGAGGAAGTAAACGAACTTCtgataacctacatcaaacggGGTTGTCTGAAAATAACCACATGGTTATACAAATAATACCTATCAAACAAGAACTTAGTTTTAGTTTGTGATTTTGCATGAAAGGTTGGTTTTGCTTTCGAAGCAAAACAAACCTTCCCAATTTTAAAACTTCAAAAGTCCTGCAATTTTCAAGtgcatgattaattaattacttagaagttaaatgataaaaaattaccTGAGCTGGTTTTCTCTCTTTTGCTGAATCAGATCTCTTTTTTTCATTCTTCCAGTTTTTGGAGAAGGAATCAAAGCTGAATGGTCCCCCTGGCCCAAATGAAGATAGACTGATAGTTGCAGCTTTTGCAGCCAGAGGGTTGAATTGAGGAGTAGTAGGTTCAGGTTTCATTACTTCATGAGATGGAGTATTTCCTGAGAGTGGAACGACTCCATTCTTTCCATGAAAGAGCTTAAAGGCAAAATCAAAGTTGTCTCCATCCTCAAATATTGGACCTTTGCCTCCCCTAGCCTGGAGACACAAGAAAGATGATAAAAACTTTGTAAATAAGCTTTTTATCTTATTCAATAAAGCAATTATGTTCTCTTCTACTTACTGGATTAGAGAAGTTAGACAAAGAGAAGCTAGTTGGTTTATTAACGTTCCTCAAGAATGGGCATCTTTGTATGTCTTGCGCATTAAACGGACACTCAGATGCATCTTCATTCGTTCCCTTGAATAGGAATTCCATTACTTCTTCCCCAATAAATCAactagagaaaataaattttagattagAAAATTCCACAGAATTaaacaattgaattataaaGTAAACCATTAAAAAAACTAAGTATCTAGTTAACCATCTCAGCAACTAGCTGTGCCTGAAAATATGGGCTTAGCTTCTTCCAACATCATATAAGATAGTAACTACAGCATAATAAAATCCCTTGAGATAGCAAGAAAACCCATTAAAAACTGTATTGAAGTGGCAAGACTAACTATCTCCAAATGTCCAACTAGAGAAAAATAAACTGGAATTATTAAGGATTCTCAGCAATGGGCATTTATAAGAAGAAAATTCTTGTAAAGAGTATAAGACTTTGTTAACTTTGGGGAGATGGGTGGTTAACAAAGCAACCAGATATATGTCCACTTTACAGacaacaaataaatgaaatgctTGAGTTCTTATTAAGCAAAACGAACAGCTCAATTCATCATAATCTAAGATGACCAATGGTGGTGGAGAAGGTTTTGTCAAATGAGGCTTTCAGAAACCTTAGGTCAAGTCGTTCTTATGGATCGAATATTTGATATGGCTTGAATTTGTGAACCTTAGGTCAAAGGAGTCTACTATATAGGTAGAATAACTCAAGGAATTGAATGTTCATTGATAGGAGACAATAGATTCACAATTTCAAGGATTTGATTCATAAAAAACTCAATACAATTGAGTTGGTGCCTTCAAACACCAAGCAAGATTAACAAACAAGTATGCAGgtgaaaaattgaaaagaattcAGAAAATGGAacgatttataaaaaataaattgattcaaGGATTCAATACCATGTCCAATCATACATCATCGGCTACAATTTGGTCTGATTCTGTCTATGATTAATCACGCTCAGCAGAAAACTATACATCCTTACGAAAACAATCGCACATATGAAAAACAACGCAGACCACACAAGATACGGGAAAATGGAGAATCAAAGTGAACAACAACACACAATTTCGTATCAAGCAAGATAACTAAGCCGAAATCATAGATAAACATATCAAGATATACACAAACACAAGCGCGCCCTTTGCAGCAATAGAAATGGAAGAAACTAAGGAATCAGATGGAAAGGAAAACGTACATCGGAAACAACAGCCGTATACAAAGAAATCGCCGGAGATACCAAAGTTTTGGATAGTTGACAGACGTGTGGACGACACAATAAAAAGGAGAAGATGCAAATGTACCGGAAGCAAGTCAGAAATGTTTGTTCAACTAATTGCCTTCttcaagatattttttttaaatttaatgtaaaataatatttattttaattaaaattagactagtgagtaaattaataatatattaaaatatatacatatacatatatgaaaaaaattgtttttttaattttattcgaacagattaatatatataaatattatataattatttaataattttaatttattataaattataatttaatatgtataaataattagtgtataatcatataataatttaattgtagtatataatatatttttaaatcaataattatacatagtatttatataataaattattgattcaatgttaattttataacatataactagttatttaattaatactacatgtttaaaaatactataaaatatataataatttttttagacattacaaaaaataaattaaaattatatgtaatttttaaatctcattaaatttatttttatatcaaaaaatcatatatttatatataaaattctaactctaatataaaattctaattctaattattaatataattattttaaaatatatatagattaaattatatttttatttttaatataaaatttaataaaatttattaatcaaaaatataatatatatatatatatattaataatatatatataattataataataataaatataaaatgaaataataataaatatatataataattagtttaagcagttttattgaaattaaataatgataaataaatataataatatatatataataaaattaaataaaaataattacaaataaataaatttacagattttataagtttcaaaaattaaacaaaattttttaaaataattaaaaactttaattaattaatttttatattaaaaatataattttaaataaatatatatatatataatacaaataataatctaatttaatattagtttttataataataaataaaaattaaaacaatttttaattaaaaataataacttaattatatttaataaaattattaatatcacaaattcaaatatatagttaaaactaaaaaactattttaaatatgatttttattttttaaattattgttgaatatataataaaaaattaatttagatggATTACTTTAGAAACAAAATCTATCATCCGAATTccgatttaaaattaaataatatttaattattttttaatttgaatataaaatttaataattttttttattaaattaatttaaatataatatttataaatcataatattaataatataattaatttaacaaatttaacaaatttataatttaatttattttaggaattattataattataaataaatataataatatataatgaaataaataattataaataaatttacagatttaattaatttaaacaatcagatttttatttaaaaaatattatttttatataattttaaataaaataatataatttattattttatatttatagaacaatattatttaatattttatgaaaaaatatttaaaattgtattttattttatatatttatttataattatttattacaatattaattattaaaacaatatacatatttaataatattaatattaatttattttagaataaataaaattaataatataaaaaatattttggatatcttaatatattaattttaaaattttgagtaattttttattaattgttttttataaactttatagaataaatatttattattaaataattataatattaaaatatatatgatttctctttaattataaatttaataccaTTTTagtgttattattaattataactttatacttattaaataatatatatatatattatatattatatattatatattatatattatatatgattatgttttctatattattttattcaaaatatttatcataattaaataactaaaactaatatatatatatatatatatatatatatatatatatatatatatatatatatatatatatatatatatatatatatatatatatattattatatatagaaataaactcaattattttaatttataaatttgttattattatacaatataaaatatattgttttattttaaataaagtcgTATATATTTACTGtaaatttaatcaataataattttataaaattttatattattattacaaaataaataatttaattatatatatgatatttataactTGTAACAAATTTGtgtaaaaaaatagaatttattatatatttatatataaactataatataaattttatttgtatttaaagaaagttaaaagttaattatattttttttataaataaaagaaaaatataactttttattattttattcaataattgtaatattaaattatatatgttattatttaattgaaacttttttgtttttttaacaaaaacatgTAACTTacaatttaaacttttttcggaaattaaaattaatatttaatacactacataaataattcaataatacttaatattaatataaattctataaaattttatattaaaataaataataatattctttttactcaattttgatttttttttttatgtttaatgcATATATAATATGTGAAATTAAATAAAGGAGGaatgaatcattttttttaaaaggtgaGATAAGAGAtattataagattttatatatatatatatatatatatatatatatatatatatatatatatatatatatatatatatatatatatatatatatatatatatatatataacatattttttttacttagacatatcatttataaaaaaataatttatttaattcaaagttgtaaatgtgttaaacatatttatattaaaaattagaaagcaagagatatttatatatttatattaaaatttagaaaacaagatatatactctctataaaaaaaattgatttagtgacacaatatttaatttaagcttttatttgtgttatatatataaataatgaagtctaaataaataattataaagagaagggaaaaaaatatataataaaataattttaaattaattaattaacatcaataataactattaagctatttatattaaaacttACATTgcattcttaaattttttttatcatatcaaATACACTTGATTCATATTTTAAGATTTGGGATAgttttgaaaatcaaaatattcaatCTCAAGACCATTTCAAATGTACAATCTAAAACATGAAAATTATTGTAAAGATATTTTCCTAAtgatttcattcttcaaagtaagCTGCATTTATAGTTcgttttaaataatcaatacaAATTTCATAGTATTACCATTTGTTTAATCTTCCTAATCACCAAATCGAGTATAAACacaaataatgtatattatatatatatacgctACAATCCGCAAATACTAtgattgaaaattatttaaacgtCTTTCTAAAAGGAGGAGGTAGTTCCTCAAAAGTCATATTTATATTGAGCTacattattgatatattggCATATTTGATATGCTTCTCATATTAGTCTCTTCAATGAGTTATGCCACGGTTCTTCAGTTAGATTACAATTTCaacattttctaataaaaaaatgattagtagtagttatttaaaattaaataaataatgatataattacctatatatttcataatacgAAATATAATTTGTCTTATAATTACACTTATTAATTCATGTTATTACACTCTGTATAAATTGTgctttaaacaatattattgattatttactgtaatatatatatatatatatatatatatatatatatatatttaaaaatatacatggAACACCCGGGAATTCCTTATCCCAAAAAAGTTTGGAGATCcgaaaattttaacattaatttgcgtgttaaattttttttaaaaaaaattataaaaatgtatttttaatatttaaaattaattataacaataattaaatcttttgatcaaattttaaataacatttttaaatttaaaataattcaattataatttaattaaagaaaatccttattttaaattaatttaaaataattaattaaaaatattatttatttaataaaaattggccaattgaattttaattaaaattgaataaaaatatttgcatatactaatataaatgtatattttatcagatttttttaagtttgatgTTTGGtgatatcttaaaaaaaagatttcaGGGACTATATCCTaaaagttttgttttaatatgttttatttaactaattatttttcaagttctaaaaattcatatatttttcttgcatttaaaattataaaataatatttaaatgttgatacTGATTGATGTCGAgaattattgagaaaaatatttggaaaatataaatttaaggtattagaatttaaaaataaattcaaacagtcttttatcaaaatatttttttttatgacattttaaaaatattttgaaagagttttatatacttttttagattaaaaaaaaatagtttatggcttataatttttaaaaaataattaaaaattaaagaccCCAAACAAACAAGTCCTTAGGCTTCAGGTCAAATACGCAGGTGTGAGTTAGTTTTAACCCAAAGTCAATGAGTTTGGCCGCCCGATCAACACGGAGGCTGAGCATCGGTTGCGTGCTTTGGTTCTCGGTCAAAAACCATGCATGATTGGTTTTATTGGTTGAAAACCAAGCTAGATTGGAATCCTCGATCGAATGCCAAGATTTATTGGTCGGGTGTACGGGATGGCTTGATTTTCTCGGTCAAAAATCAAGCCAAGAAAAAATCCTTGGTCGGACGCCAAGAACACAAACTACAGGTTTGATGATTTCGATATAGACCTGGTTCGTTGATCTGAAGGCATGtaaatctttatttttcatGTGGAACacgatcatcatcatcatcccgAAACATCATTCAATCGGGAAGAATGTCAAATAATGTGTGGGCAGTCTTTAGACAAAAAtggatttttggtttttaagGTTTAATCTTGTATAAAGAGTTACCAATAGCTCCCTTATACATATTAGGATAAAATagtaccaaaacatgaacattagCTATCTGTtatgaccaattcaagaactgatttttttccaaattttgaaatatttattttttaaacaaacatGTTCAAAATTGAACCAAAACTGCTCTAACATCTTTGGAAAGAATCTAGGAAGCTTTTCAAATTGTAATTCTTGAGCTAGAGCTCAATAACAAAAACacgattttaaaattttttaaaatcaaatttgagtattttttattttgattgattcgTTTAAATTGAATTCAGTAGAAAGTTTTGAAATGAACTTAGGATCGAATTCAATAAAGAAAACGAACAATCAAGCATTATTTAAGAATGGTCgaactaaaatgtaaaattttcaatttgaattatgtaACTTGAATTACAacaagaattaaaatttattgtgagttggagaacacACCTGAACTCTTTATGAAGCTTTGTGATGATCCACAAATGAACCTTAGAGTCTTACACAAAATCTCCAAATTTTTTAAAAGCTTGAGAAAATTTCAATGGTGGATTCTATGAAGTTTGGATTGGAGAGTTAGAGTTGTGATCCTTGTTTTCATTTTACTTGAGAAGGACTATTTATAACCAATCAAGGTCGGTTGGATgatcaagtggatcgaattttAGACAAAAGaacattaatgacttttgtctGTATTTGATCGTTCTCATCCAATTAGGGCATTATTGTCTCCATGATCATAGACgaaatgatcaccatgttagggtgatcattttagcCTTTGAATCACCAGATTTGGTTGAGTAACGATCGAgttccacttttgaaaaattaaaagttttggtTGATGTTCATCTTGTTCTTCGCGAAGAAGACAACAATCTGAGGCTGAAACGTTGCTGTTTCGAGCCAAAGTGCGAACTCGTGTCTGGGTGCAACGTTCCTTAAGAAGTCCGTTGGGTTTGAGTGTTCCGTCCGCGTTCGACTAATGACGTTGAGGTGCGCATTATTTGGTCATTTATTGCGCGAAAGCGCCTTCCTTCTGTTGTAGCGGGCGACACAACTTTCTAATGTGCGTTGGATGAGACTTATGCGCTCATCCAATGACTATATGGTCTACTGCAACCGTTTCTTTTATTTTCGGTTGTACTAAATCACAACCCTTTTTCAACATTgaagcttgtttgaaattgatttttctttatttcttttgtctttattttcaacctataaaatatattaaatatttaaatagacacaactatttattttgtctatttattttaacttttgtaTATTTGTAggctttataaataattaatttggaattTAAATAGATACAACAttcatctcaaattatttatttaattcagtTGAGccctaaaattaatttgggatcaaattaatacaacatttatttcaaattattttattttatttttcttgacctatattttaattaattgagattttattAATGCAATAATCAATCCAATTAATTGTTAAATCTGGTTTGAccttgatttttattattttgaatttatttattttaaatatttattttaatattcataaattgggtgaaattttagtgcttacagaTCCATGAAAATTAAAGTATCGATAAAACGAAAAAAGTATCACATGAAAAATACAGAGGAAATGGAAAAACAATGCAAAATTATCGAGCACGAAAATTTTTTAATAGAGCAATAAGATCACCCACTAAGTCCACATTCTTATCGGATCTCACTTCAATGTCATGATAATATCATTGTGAATGGACTTCATCGATCGTCTATAGTTGTCGATAGTTCTTCGGTTCTGCTCTAGCCAAATGATACACCAAAAAATAAAGGGGATAAAATCCCACCGTTTTAGACTATCCAAAGCTATCAATAGATTTGGGCATAAATCATTGAACCCTTGTCAAAATCCAAAGATGGCTCTAAATCCCAACTACGGATTGACAATGCAAGATGAAGTGTGGAGTCGTCTCATTCGCCTTAAGGAACATTTGACATTGAGTTGACATTATAAAGCCCTTATGCTTAATTTTGTTATCTGTTTAGATACCTCAATGAATCACACTACAACCAAAGAACGAAATTTTAGTAGGCACCTTATAATTCCATAACAAGTCCCAATAAAAACGAGATGAGATAACTATGTTAAAATACGAATAAAAATGACCAACATTAAATGTTTCCATATCACACCATCATGACTAATTGGCTTGACCTCCTTAGAATCCACCAGATCCAACGATCTCGCATAATCAAGGACTTCAACACCCCTAAGTTGTCTATTATATCTAATCTTGGTAGCAAAACTACCATAGTACGAATCAAATATTACCTTAACAATAGCATCTCTACAAATGGCAATAGAAGCAAGCACCAAAAATTCAGTAGCAATGCACTTA is drawn from Impatiens glandulifera chromosome 3, dImpGla2.1, whole genome shotgun sequence and contains these coding sequences:
- the LOC124930680 gene encoding uncharacterized protein LOC124930680, which translates into the protein MEFLFKGTNEDASECPFNAQDIQRCPFLRNVNKPTSFSLSNFSNPARGGKGPIFEDGDNFDFAFKLFHGKNGVVPLSGNTPSHEVMKPEPTTPQFNPLAAKAATISLSSFGPGGPFSFDSFSKNWKNEKKRSDSAKERKPAQEEYSKHEANGNEWLETGNCPIAKSYRAISGVLPQIASVLQPPPGLKLKCPPAIVAARAALSKTAFAKNLRPQPLPTKVLVIGVMGMAANIPLGIWREHTKKFSVSWFAAVHAAVPFIAILRKSVLMPKYAMVMTIAASILGQVIGSRAERIRLSRKAATNDDGFCAGQCSKEEGKSLASPGQLQICASD